The following coding sequences are from one Tissierellales bacterium window:
- the ispG gene encoding flavodoxin-dependent (E)-4-hydroxy-3-methylbut-2-enyl-diphosphate synthase, producing MRRESTKVLCRNVEIGGFAPITVQSMTNTKTSDAKATIAQIHKLEKVGCDIVRIAIPDMEAAEAIKEIKENTNIPLVADIHFDYRLALAAIENGIDKIRLNPGNIGSEERVKQVVDACKFKNIPIRIGVNSGSVGREILKKYEGKVTVDALIESAMEHVNILEKYNFDQIVVSIKASTTTMTIEANRKIAKLMPYPLHIGVTEAGTTYRGTIKSAVGIGTLLSEGIGDTIRVSLTGDVEEEVNVGKEILRSLGLLKDRIEIVSCPTCGRTRIDLVDIAEKVEEAIVKLDKCPKDIKIAIMGCAVNGPGEAREADIGIAGGDGCAVVFKKGEVIRKVKEAEIVEALMEELKKMI from the coding sequence ATGAGAAGAGAAAGTACAAAAGTTTTGTGCCGTAATGTTGAAATTGGAGGATTTGCACCAATAACGGTTCAATCTATGACAAATACTAAGACATCTGATGCAAAAGCTACTATAGCTCAAATTCATAAATTAGAGAAAGTAGGATGCGATATAGTTAGAATTGCAATTCCAGATATGGAAGCTGCAGAAGCTATAAAAGAGATAAAAGAAAATACAAATATACCGTTAGTAGCAGATATACATTTTGATTATAGGCTGGCATTAGCTGCGATAGAAAATGGTATTGACAAAATCAGATTGAATCCAGGGAATATTGGCAGTGAAGAACGAGTTAAACAGGTTGTAGATGCTTGTAAATTTAAGAATATACCTATTAGGATTGGTGTTAATTCTGGCTCGGTGGGAAGAGAAATATTGAAAAAATATGAGGGCAAAGTTACGGTAGACGCACTTATAGAAAGTGCAATGGAACATGTGAATATTTTAGAAAAATATAATTTTGATCAAATAGTAGTGTCTATAAAGGCTTCTACAACAACGATGACTATAGAAGCTAATAGAAAAATAGCTAAGTTGATGCCGTATCCTCTTCATATTGGAGTTACAGAAGCTGGAACGACATACAGAGGAACTATCAAATCAGCAGTTGGAATAGGAACTCTTTTGAGTGAGGGAATTGGAGATACTATAAGAGTTTCTCTTACAGGCGATGTAGAAGAAGAAGTGAATGTTGGAAAAGAGATACTTAGATCTTTGGGATTATTGAAAGATAGAATAGAAATCGTATCTTGCCCTACTTGTGGGAGAACTAGAATTGATTTAGTTGATATAGCGGAAAAAGTAGAGGAAGCTATAGTGAAATTAGATAAATGTCCAAAAGATATAAAAATTGCTATAATGGGTTGTGCTGTTAATGGACCTGGAGAGGCTAGAGAAGCTGACATAGGTATAGCTGGAGGCGATGGATGCGCAGTTGTTTTTAAAAAAGGTGAAGTTATAAGAAAAGTAAAAGAAGCTGAAATTGTAGAAGCGTTGATGGAAGAACTTAAGAAAATGATTTAA
- a CDS encoding PolC-type DNA polymerase III, whose translation MNSRLNLKEFIEKQSLKLDNINCYSNIELERVLVDRINQKLILKLIGRDLAKNEWLETFRKKLVEKYSEFSDINYDMTYECKVVDFDDERKTILGSLIRKYVSDRFVSCNGWINQCDINIEANLLEFNIHQSLPKAVFDKRKSEIDKAIRMQYGSLFDSNLEILFSESQKTSDIDYEKEKEALEKKYVEQIKIEKPEKREVKVDTNGGESHEVKAGLFYGKKIDEAIEKIAELNTNSGEVTVKGEVFGLEIKEIKGNKKIYTFNITDYTYSIGAKLFANEKQQPALDANLKNGEFYKVRGDVIYDTFSKSVLIGAKAIAKSVAPKSRQDLSEHKRVELHCHTQMSDMDGMTSISDIAKLAAEWGHKALAITDHGVVQAFPEGMGAGKKNGIKMLYGMEGYLVNDGTQLIDCKEELPLYTEFVVFDLETTGFSPITNKITEIGAVKIVEGKIVDRYSQLVNPEEPIPLKIQELTGITNNLVENEPTIENCLKDFLNFVGDAVLVAHNASFDMSFLKENARRIGEDVRNPSLDTLQLSRILLKNLKSHKLNRIAKHLNISLENHHRAVDDSAATGEILLKFLDMLKSMNYQKLHEINELAEEHLNYKNQSTYHIIILAKNAIGIKNLYHLVSESHIDYYYRRPRLPRSIIEKYREGLILGTACEAGELFKAVLRGASDEEVKTLVDFYDFLEIQPIGNNQFMLDQGTVKTEEDLRNFNRKIVEYGEMYEKPVVATGDVHFLNPEDEIYRRILMAGKGFSDADKQPPLYFKSTDEMLKEFNYLGSDKAFEVVVTNTNKIADEIEDLKPIPDETFPPVLEGSDKELRDICYAKANDMYGEPLPEIVKDRLERELSSIIGNGYSVLYIISQKLVWKSNDSGYLVGSRGSVGSSFAATMSGITEVNPLQPHYYCKKCKYSEFQEDGTYGSGVDMPDKTCPKCGEELTKDGFDIPFETFLGFEGDKEPDIDLNFAGPAQTEAHQYTEELFGEGYVYRAGTIGTIAEKTAYGFIKKYYDEREKPLNRAEADRLVRGCTGIKRTTGQHPGGVMVVPNYKDIHDFTPIQYPANDSKSGTMTTHFDYHSISGRILKLDILGHETPYIIRMLEQFTNTNAQDIPLDDKETMGIFLSTDSLKVTPEQINSPVGTYAIPEFGTKFVRQMLVDTKPTTFSELIQISGLSHGTDVWLNNAQDLVRAGITTLKSAISTRDDIMVYLIYKGVEKKLAFTIMEKVRKGKGLIPEYEDAMREHDVPEWYIDSCKKIKYMFPKAHAAAYVMMSFRIAYYKVHYPEAFYATYFTMKWADFDADLIIKGADAILEKIKELEQLGNSKTAKEKNSLTVLEVALEMWARNIKMKKADLYASDSDEFTLDEEGIIPPLKALQGVGENAAKSIVQARGNGKFISKEDIVNRAKVSKTVIEAMTQHGCLDGMQEKNQLSLLEFDF comes from the coding sequence TTGAATTCGAGATTAAATTTGAAGGAGTTCATAGAAAAACAGAGTTTGAAGCTGGATAATATAAACTGCTATAGTAATATTGAGTTAGAAAGAGTTTTAGTTGATAGAATAAATCAAAAATTGATATTGAAATTAATTGGCCGAGATTTAGCAAAAAACGAATGGTTAGAAACTTTTAGAAAAAAACTTGTAGAAAAATATTCTGAGTTTAGTGATATAAACTATGATATGACTTATGAATGTAAAGTTGTTGATTTTGACGATGAGAGAAAAACTATTTTAGGAAGTTTGATAAGAAAATATGTATCAGATAGGTTTGTTTCTTGTAATGGATGGATAAATCAATGTGATATCAATATAGAAGCCAATTTACTTGAATTTAATATTCATCAAAGCTTACCTAAGGCAGTATTTGACAAGAGAAAAAGCGAAATAGATAAGGCTATTAGGATGCAATACGGTTCATTATTTGATTCGAATCTTGAAATTTTATTTTCAGAAAGTCAGAAGACATCGGATATTGATTATGAAAAAGAAAAAGAGGCTTTGGAGAAGAAATATGTAGAGCAGATAAAGATAGAGAAACCTGAAAAGAGAGAAGTAAAGGTTGATACAAATGGTGGGGAATCCCATGAAGTAAAAGCTGGATTATTCTACGGTAAAAAGATAGATGAAGCAATTGAAAAAATTGCAGAGCTAAATACAAATAGTGGAGAAGTTACTGTAAAGGGAGAAGTTTTTGGTTTAGAGATAAAGGAAATAAAAGGGAATAAAAAAATATACACATTTAATATAACAGATTATACCTATTCAATCGGAGCGAAACTTTTTGCAAACGAGAAACAACAACCAGCGTTAGATGCAAATCTTAAAAATGGAGAATTTTATAAGGTTAGAGGAGATGTTATTTATGATACATTTTCCAAAAGTGTTCTTATAGGTGCAAAAGCTATAGCTAAGTCTGTAGCACCAAAATCAAGGCAGGATTTGTCGGAACATAAAAGAGTTGAGTTACATTGTCATACTCAGATGAGTGATATGGATGGAATGACATCAATATCTGATATTGCTAAATTAGCAGCAGAATGGGGACACAAAGCACTTGCAATTACTGACCATGGTGTTGTGCAGGCATTTCCGGAAGGAATGGGTGCTGGAAAGAAAAATGGAATAAAAATGCTCTATGGAATGGAAGGATATTTAGTAAATGATGGCACACAGTTAATAGACTGTAAAGAAGAGTTGCCATTGTATACTGAATTTGTTGTATTTGACTTGGAGACTACAGGTTTTTCACCTATTACTAACAAAATCACCGAAATAGGAGCAGTTAAAATAGTAGAGGGGAAAATAGTTGATAGATATTCACAACTTGTAAATCCCGAGGAACCAATACCTCTTAAGATTCAAGAACTAACAGGGATTACAAATAACTTAGTAGAAAATGAACCTACAATAGAAAATTGTTTGAAAGATTTTCTGAATTTTGTTGGCGATGCAGTCTTAGTTGCACATAACGCTTCTTTTGATATGAGTTTTCTTAAAGAAAATGCTAGGAGAATTGGAGAAGATGTAAGAAATCCTAGTTTAGATACACTACAATTATCTAGAATACTGCTTAAAAATCTCAAGTCACATAAATTAAATAGAATTGCTAAGCATTTGAATATTAGCTTGGAAAATCATCACCGTGCAGTTGATGACTCGGCAGCAACGGGAGAAATTTTGTTGAAGTTTTTAGATATGCTAAAATCAATGAATTATCAAAAACTTCATGAAATTAACGAACTAGCGGAAGAACATCTAAATTACAAAAATCAGTCAACATATCATATCATAATATTGGCTAAAAATGCGATTGGAATCAAAAACCTATATCATTTAGTATCGGAATCGCATATAGATTATTATTATAGAAGACCAAGACTTCCAAGATCTATAATAGAAAAGTATAGAGAGGGGTTAATACTTGGTACAGCATGTGAAGCAGGAGAACTTTTTAAAGCAGTTCTAAGAGGAGCTTCAGATGAAGAGGTTAAAACATTAGTGGACTTTTATGATTTTTTAGAAATTCAACCTATTGGAAACAACCAATTTATGTTAGATCAAGGAACTGTGAAGACAGAGGAAGACCTTAGAAATTTTAATAGAAAAATTGTTGAATATGGAGAAATGTATGAAAAGCCTGTAGTAGCAACTGGCGATGTCCATTTTTTGAATCCAGAAGATGAAATTTATAGGAGAATATTAATGGCTGGAAAGGGATTTTCTGATGCTGACAAACAACCGCCACTCTATTTTAAAAGTACAGATGAGATGCTTAAAGAATTTAATTACTTAGGTTCAGATAAAGCTTTTGAAGTTGTCGTTACAAATACTAATAAAATAGCTGATGAGATAGAAGATTTAAAACCAATTCCAGATGAGACGTTCCCACCAGTTTTAGAAGGTTCAGATAAGGAACTTAGAGATATTTGTTATGCAAAAGCAAATGACATGTATGGAGAACCTCTTCCGGAGATTGTTAAAGATAGATTAGAGAGGGAACTTTCATCTATTATTGGCAATGGTTATTCAGTTTTATATATTATTTCACAGAAATTGGTTTGGAAATCTAATGATAGTGGATACTTAGTTGGTTCAAGGGGATCAGTAGGATCTTCGTTTGCTGCGACTATGTCGGGTATAACCGAAGTTAATCCTCTTCAGCCTCATTATTATTGCAAAAAATGTAAATATAGTGAGTTTCAAGAAGACGGAACTTATGGTTCGGGGGTAGATATGCCTGATAAGACATGTCCTAAATGTGGAGAAGAATTAACAAAAGATGGATTTGATATACCATTCGAGACGTTTCTTGGATTTGAAGGCGATAAAGAACCTGATATAGATCTTAACTTTGCAGGTCCTGCGCAAACAGAAGCCCATCAATATACAGAGGAATTATTTGGAGAAGGTTATGTATATAGAGCAGGAACAATAGGAACAATCGCAGAAAAGACAGCTTACGGATTTATAAAAAAATATTATGATGAGCGAGAAAAACCTCTAAATAGAGCTGAGGCAGATAGATTAGTACGAGGTTGTACGGGGATAAAGAGAACGACGGGGCAGCATCCTGGTGGAGTAATGGTTGTTCCAAACTATAAAGATATTCATGATTTTACTCCAATACAATATCCAGCTAATGATTCGAAATCAGGAACGATGACAACTCATTTTGATTATCATTCTATAAGTGGTAGAATACTTAAGCTTGATATACTAGGCCACGAGACGCCTTACATTATAAGAATGCTCGAACAATTTACCAATACAAATGCACAGGATATTCCACTAGATGATAAAGAGACTATGGGGATTTTCTTGTCTACAGATTCTTTAAAAGTAACACCAGAGCAGATAAATAGTCCTGTGGGCACATATGCTATACCAGAATTTGGAACTAAATTTGTTAGACAGATGCTAGTAGATACAAAACCAACTACATTTTCAGAGCTTATTCAGATTAGTGGATTGTCACATGGTACCGATGTATGGTTAAATAATGCTCAAGATTTGGTACGAGCAGGTATTACTACACTTAAGAGTGCAATATCAACTCGTGATGATATAATGGTTTATTTGATATACAAAGGTGTAGAGAAAAAACTGGCATTTACTATAATGGAAAAAGTTAGAAAAGGTAAGGGATTAATCCCAGAATATGAGGATGCTATGAGAGAACACGATGTACCAGAGTGGTATATTGATTCTTGTAAGAAGATAAAATATATGTTTCCAAAGGCTCATGCTGCGGCTTATGTAATGATGTCTTTTAGAATTGCTTATTATAAAGTGCATTATCCAGAAGCATTTTATGCAACTTATTTTACTATGAAGTGGGCGGATTTTGATGCAGATTTGATAATAAAAGGAGCAGATGCGATCTTAGAAAAGATAAAAGAATTAGAGCAATTAGGAAATTCTAAGACTGCAAAAGAGAAAAACTCATTGACTGTACTAGAAGTTGCACTTGAAATGTGGGCTCGAAACATTAAAATGAAGAAAGCGGATTTGTATGCATCGGATAGCGATGAATTTACATTAGATGAAGAGGGTATTATACCACCGCTTAAAGCACTACAGGGTGTGGGTGAAAATGCTGCTAAAAGTATAGTCCAAGCTAGGGGTAACGGCAAATTTATATCTAAAGAAGATATAGTAAATAGGGCTAAAGTATCTAAAACAGTTATAGAAGCAATGACACAGCACGGGTGTTTAGATGGCATGCAGGAAAAAAATCAATTGAGTTTATTAGAGTTTGATTTCTAA
- the nusA gene encoding transcription termination/antitermination protein NusA (modifies transcription through interactions with RNA polymerase affecting elongation, readthrough, termination, and antitermination) yields the protein MNAEFIQALEELEKNRGIEKTILLDALEAALTSAYKRNFGTSQNVEVEIDSETGEIHVYSLKEVVEDVYDSLLEISLEEAQDIDPLYNYGDFLRMEVTPKNFGRIAAQTAKQVVVQRIREAERDLIFEEYNSRESDIITGIVQRVNKNNVLIDLGKTEGIILPSEQIPGEY from the coding sequence ATGAACGCGGAATTCATTCAAGCGTTAGAAGAATTAGAAAAAAATAGAGGTATTGAAAAGACTATTTTGTTAGATGCTCTTGAAGCGGCATTGACTTCGGCTTATAAAAGAAATTTTGGTACTTCGCAAAATGTTGAGGTAGAAATAGATAGTGAAACAGGAGAAATTCATGTATATTCATTAAAGGAAGTAGTAGAGGATGTGTATGATTCACTTCTTGAAATTTCACTTGAAGAAGCACAAGATATAGACCCACTTTATAACTATGGTGATTTTTTGAGAATGGAAGTTACTCCAAAGAACTTTGGTAGAATAGCGGCACAAACGGCTAAACAAGTTGTTGTTCAAAGAATTAGAGAAGCAGAAAGAGATTTGATATTTGAAGAATACAATAGTCGTGAGTCTGATATAATTACAGGAATAGTTCAAAGAGTTAATAAAAACAATGTTTTAATTGACTTAGGAAAAACAGAAGGTATTATACTTCCTAGTGAGCAGATTCCAGGAGAATACTT
- a CDS encoding 1-deoxy-D-xylulose-5-phosphate reductoisomerase: protein MKNIIIMGSTGSIGTQALDVIRQHDKEYNVVGLSARSSAELLIDQIKEFKPKYVCIQNSDYVEHIKSAVDFDVKIFSGEEGLVKLAKVDEGDCVLTAVVGIAGLEPTIEAIRNGKNIALANKETLVTAGEIVMSEARKYGVEILPVDSEHSAIFQSLNGEKREQVSKIILTASGGPFRTKNKEELKKVTLEQALKHPNWSMGKKITIDSATMMNKGLEVIEAKWLFDVEFDQIEILVHPQSIIHSMVEYVDRSVIAQLGNSDMRIPIQYALSYPDRIELEADSLDLTKISNLTFEKPDFEKFRCLRLAIEALESGGIIPCALNAANEVAVELFLNEKIEFFEISILIEETISDIKNIMSPTLDDIIKTDKQVRIKTLKNAKKLIKTTEMEGEI, encoded by the coding sequence ATGAAAAACATTATAATTATGGGATCAACAGGATCAATAGGAACACAGGCATTAGATGTTATAAGACAGCATGATAAAGAATACAATGTGGTTGGATTATCTGCTAGAAGCAGTGCTGAACTACTCATAGATCAGATTAAAGAATTTAAACCCAAGTATGTATGCATTCAAAATAGTGATTATGTTGAGCATATAAAGAGTGCTGTTGATTTTGATGTTAAAATATTTAGCGGAGAAGAAGGCTTAGTTAAATTGGCAAAAGTAGATGAGGGAGACTGTGTGTTGACTGCTGTTGTAGGAATAGCAGGTTTAGAACCAACAATTGAAGCTATTAGGAATGGGAAAAATATAGCCCTTGCAAACAAGGAGACTCTTGTAACCGCTGGAGAAATAGTAATGTCAGAAGCAAGAAAATATGGAGTTGAAATATTGCCAGTGGACAGTGAACATTCAGCGATATTTCAGTCGCTAAATGGAGAAAAAAGAGAACAAGTTTCTAAAATAATATTAACGGCATCAGGTGGACCATTTAGGACAAAAAATAAAGAAGAATTGAAAAAAGTAACACTAGAGCAAGCTTTAAAACATCCAAATTGGTCTATGGGGAAAAAGATTACTATAGATTCAGCAACTATGATGAATAAAGGATTAGAAGTTATTGAGGCTAAATGGCTATTTGATGTTGAATTTGATCAAATTGAAATACTAGTTCATCCACAAAGTATAATTCATTCTATGGTGGAATATGTTGATCGAAGCGTTATTGCTCAATTGGGAAATTCTGATATGAGAATTCCAATACAATATGCGCTTTCATATCCTGATAGAATTGAACTTGAAGCAGATTCGTTAGACTTGACAAAAATATCAAATTTGACGTTTGAAAAACCTGACTTTGAAAAATTCAGATGTTTAAGATTAGCAATCGAGGCACTAGAAAGTGGTGGGATAATACCTTGCGCACTGAATGCGGCAAATGAAGTAGCGGTTGAATTGTTTTTGAATGAAAAAATCGAATTTTTTGAGATATCAATTTTGATAGAAGAAACTATTAGCGACATTAAAAATATTATGTCACCAACGCTCGACGATATAATAAAAACAGACAAGCAAGTAAGGATCAAAACCCTGAAAAATGCAAAAAAATTAATTAAAACAACAGAAATGGAAGGAGAAATTTAA
- a CDS encoding ribosome maturation factor RimP, which produces MRKKDLEKMILQTSQDIADNQGIKVCEVEYAKEGGYNYLRIYIDKEDGVSLDDCQGLSRELSKKLDEVDPIEENYFLEVSSLGLDRPLKTIEDVANAIGTMVDVSFYKKINGAKKYTGEILDVEEKLIKLKITEEDTLEFDFDEASKIKLSVEL; this is translated from the coding sequence ATGAGAAAAAAAGATCTTGAAAAAATGATATTGCAAACAAGTCAAGATATCGCTGATAATCAGGGAATAAAGGTTTGTGAAGTAGAATATGCTAAAGAGGGCGGTTACAATTATCTACGTATATACATAGATAAAGAAGATGGTGTTTCACTTGATGATTGTCAAGGATTAAGCCGAGAATTAAGCAAAAAGCTAGATGAAGTTGATCCTATTGAAGAAAATTATTTCTTGGAAGTCTCATCTTTGGGATTAGATCGACCATTAAAAACTATTGAAGATGTAGCAAATGCTATTGGCACAATGGTAGATGTAAGCTTCTACAAAAAAATAAATGGAGCTAAGAAATATACAGGTGAAATTTTAGATGTTGAAGAAAAGCTTATAAAACTGAAAATTACTGAAGAGGATACATTAGAATTCGATTTTGATGAAGCTTCTAAGATAAAATTATCAGTAGAGCTATAG
- the rseP gene encoding RIP metalloprotease RseP translates to MTAIAAILIFFITVLVHEFGHFIVAKKSGVLVHEFAIGMGPKIYSKKGKETLYSLRAIPIGGFCMMEGEDTDSASERSLTKQHPLKRILVMAAGPLMNFILAFVLLAIVNLSIGSITTTIDIVLPDSPAMEAGLIQGDEIVSIDGELVDSWQRFAEKISSIDSKNINDINLGIKRDGELKEVILLPKYFESEKRVMVGIQPTREKNIFLAIKGSFEYLIMLISLMFDFIIKLFSGKINADQVGGPVAVVSQIGEAAKYGILPLLNFSAFISVNLGFFNLLPIPALDGSRIIFAIIEWIRKKPISPEKEGIVHLVGFAFLMLLMLFVTYKDLIKLFG, encoded by the coding sequence ATGACAGCAATTGCGGCGATTTTAATATTTTTTATAACTGTATTAGTTCATGAATTTGGACATTTTATTGTTGCAAAAAAATCTGGAGTATTAGTTCATGAATTCGCAATAGGAATGGGGCCTAAAATTTATAGTAAAAAAGGTAAAGAAACATTGTATTCACTTAGGGCAATACCTATTGGTGGATTTTGTATGATGGAGGGTGAAGATACTGATTCTGCGAGTGAAAGATCTTTAACAAAACAGCATCCACTTAAAAGAATATTAGTTATGGCTGCTGGACCGCTTATGAATTTCATTTTAGCATTTGTATTACTTGCCATAGTTAATTTATCGATTGGAAGCATTACAACAACAATAGATATTGTATTGCCAGATTCTCCAGCTATGGAAGCGGGTTTAATTCAAGGCGATGAAATAGTTAGTATTGATGGAGAGTTAGTTGATTCATGGCAAAGATTTGCAGAAAAAATAAGTAGTATTGATTCTAAAAATATAAATGATATAAATCTAGGAATTAAAAGAGATGGTGAGTTAAAAGAAGTAATACTTTTACCAAAATATTTTGAATCGGAGAAAAGAGTAATGGTAGGGATACAGCCAACTCGAGAAAAAAATATATTTTTAGCAATAAAAGGATCTTTTGAATACCTTATAATGCTTATATCACTTATGTTCGATTTTATAATTAAATTATTTTCAGGCAAAATCAATGCAGATCAAGTAGGAGGACCTGTAGCTGTTGTATCTCAAATTGGAGAAGCTGCTAAATATGGAATTTTACCTCTTCTTAATTTTTCGGCTTTTATAAGTGTGAACTTAGGATTCTTTAATTTATTGCCAATACCGGCTCTTGATGGAAGCAGAATAATATTTGCTATAATAGAATGGATTAGAAAAAAACCAATTTCACCAGAAAAGGAAGGTATAGTTCACTTAGTGGGATTTGCTTTTCTGATGCTTTTGATGTTATTTGTAACGTATAAAGATTTAATAAAACTATTCGGATAA